Proteins co-encoded in one Oceanococcus atlanticus genomic window:
- a CDS encoding DUF1295 domain-containing protein: MGFALIYFYGDKATDVVPLLLFMLWQAHYFHRTFVFPFRIRVKPGQTTPASIPLMSVMTNSVIAFLNAAILSWSSIRADYDLSWLSDPRFILGIVVFAAGWHINRKADALLSALRKPGESGYKIPHGWLYERVSCPNYLGEITIWCGWAIATWSWAGLAFVFLTIANLVPRALQNHRWYQQQFSNYPRHRKAIIPFVL; this comes from the coding sequence GTGGGTTTTGCGCTGATCTATTTCTACGGTGACAAAGCCACTGATGTCGTGCCCTTACTGCTGTTCATGCTGTGGCAGGCGCACTATTTCCATCGCACGTTTGTGTTCCCGTTTCGTATCCGGGTCAAACCAGGACAGACAACGCCCGCCAGCATTCCATTGATGTCGGTCATGACCAACAGCGTGATCGCGTTTCTTAATGCCGCCATATTGTCTTGGAGCAGCATTCGCGCCGACTACGACTTGAGTTGGTTAAGCGACCCAAGATTCATCCTCGGTATCGTGGTGTTTGCAGCGGGCTGGCATATCAACCGTAAAGCAGATGCTTTGCTGTCAGCGCTGCGCAAGCCAGGTGAGAGTGGCTACAAGATCCCGCATGGCTGGCTTTACGAACGTGTGAGCTGCCCGAATTACCTCGGTGAAATCACCATCTGGTGCGGCTGGGCGATTGCGACCTGGTCCTGGGCGGGGCTGGCATTTGTCTTTCTCACCATCGCCAATCTGGTGCCGCGTGCGTTGCAAAATCATCGCTGGTATCAGCAGCAATTCAGTAACTATCCACGGCACCGTAAAGCGATAATTCCGTTTGTACTTTAG
- a CDS encoding response regulator, translating to MSVDDHKIIHRAISHMASQAQDIVVVGEASTGEEALDYIEALRPTIVLMDLNMPGIGGIEATERITAEYPHIEVIIVSAHTHEPYPSRAFAAGASGFLCKDCEETEMLKAIRRVHAGGRYISAEIAGDLSARLVGGVARSPFDELSEREMSVALKITAGHTTQRIADMLHISPNTVSTYRRRIYDKLAVANDVELTLAAFRHGLVGDVLDS from the coding sequence ATGAGCGTGGATGATCACAAGATCATTCACCGTGCCATTTCGCATATGGCAAGCCAGGCGCAGGACATTGTGGTGGTCGGAGAAGCCAGCACTGGTGAGGAAGCGCTGGACTATATCGAAGCGCTGCGGCCGACGATTGTGCTGATGGATCTGAATATGCCCGGAATTGGCGGGATAGAAGCCACCGAGCGCATCACGGCGGAATATCCACATATCGAGGTCATTATCGTTTCGGCACACACCCACGAGCCCTACCCTTCACGTGCGTTTGCAGCCGGTGCGTCAGGTTTTCTGTGCAAGGATTGCGAAGAGACCGAAATGCTCAAGGCCATTCGACGCGTACACGCTGGTGGCCGCTACATCTCGGCTGAAATTGCTGGCGATCTTTCAGCCCGCCTGGTGGGTGGCGTTGCACGCTCCCCGTTTGATGAGCTGTCGGAACGCGAAATGTCTGTGGCCTTGAAAATCACCGCTGGCCACACAACCCAGCGTATAGCCGACATGCTTCACATCAGCCCCAATACTGTCAGCACCTACAGGCGGCGAATTTACGACAAGCTTGCCGTGGCCAACGATGTGGAGCTAACACTCGCGGCATTCCGCCACGGTCTGGTTGGCGATGTGCTCGATTCCTGA
- a CDS encoding S8 family peptidase: MKALQKAVAAAVMLGASATASAGLFSNSKDVYIVQFNDQLPLGQTVSNLTGTVLGLVGLDNALFEYDTVLQGFAAALTPQQVRLLEGLPLIKSVEKDRVVQAGAVQNNPVWGLDRVDETDRPMDGEYAYVDSAGAGVHVYIIDTGINPNHQEFTGRVGAGQNFVSSGPLDGLLGGLLGGLLPLDLLGGEVDPDNWEDCNGHGTHVAGTAAGTQYGVAKLATVHAVRVLNCAGSGTGSAVIAGIEWVAENAEYPAVVNLSLGGGASDAEDQAIANLFNANVLPVVAAGNDNADACSTSPARAPEAVTVASTASDDSESSFSNHGTCVDIYAPGSSIVSADYANNSGTANLSGTSMASPHVAGAAALILGETPSLNSADVAAALISNATVGKVARSPAGAGTPNLLLNTFPQGTKQ, translated from the coding sequence TTGAAAGCACTTCAAAAAGCGGTGGCTGCGGCAGTGATGCTGGGAGCCTCGGCAACAGCGAGCGCGGGTCTGTTTTCCAATTCCAAAGATGTCTACATCGTGCAGTTCAATGATCAGCTTCCGCTGGGTCAGACGGTCAGTAACCTGACCGGCACCGTTCTGGGCCTGGTTGGTCTCGACAATGCACTGTTTGAGTACGACACCGTATTGCAGGGTTTTGCAGCCGCTCTGACGCCTCAACAGGTGCGCTTGCTTGAAGGCCTGCCGCTCATTAAATCGGTCGAAAAAGATCGCGTTGTGCAGGCTGGTGCGGTTCAGAACAACCCTGTTTGGGGTCTGGACCGGGTCGACGAAACCGACCGCCCCATGGATGGCGAATACGCCTACGTTGATAGCGCCGGTGCTGGCGTTCATGTCTACATCATCGACACGGGCATCAACCCTAACCATCAGGAATTTACGGGCCGCGTAGGCGCCGGTCAGAACTTTGTCAGTTCTGGTCCGCTCGATGGCCTGCTTGGCGGTTTGCTTGGTGGCCTGCTGCCGCTTGACTTGCTCGGCGGTGAAGTTGACCCGGACAACTGGGAAGACTGCAACGGCCACGGCACTCATGTTGCTGGCACCGCTGCCGGAACTCAGTATGGCGTTGCCAAGCTGGCGACTGTGCATGCCGTGCGCGTACTCAACTGCGCCGGTTCGGGCACGGGTTCGGCGGTGATCGCCGGTATCGAGTGGGTGGCCGAAAACGCTGAATACCCTGCGGTTGTGAATCTCAGCTTGGGTGGCGGCGCTTCGGATGCCGAAGACCAGGCCATTGCCAATCTGTTCAATGCGAATGTGTTGCCGGTTGTCGCCGCTGGCAATGACAATGCGGACGCGTGCAGCACGTCGCCCGCTCGCGCTCCCGAAGCTGTGACCGTTGCCTCGACGGCGAGTGACGACTCGGAATCCAGCTTCAGTAACCATGGAACCTGTGTGGATATTTATGCCCCAGGCTCCAGCATCGTTTCAGCCGACTATGCAAACAATAGCGGAACGGCGAATCTCAGTGGCACATCGATGGCCTCCCCCCATGTTGCTGGTGCAGCGGCGCTGATTTTGGGCGAAACCCCCAGTCTGAATTCAGCGGACGTAGCTGCTGCTTTGATCAGTAACGCGACGGTGGGCAAGGTTGCTCGTAGTCCAGCCGGTGCCGGCACGCCCAATCTACTGTTGAATACTTTTCCTCAAGGTACCAAACAGTAA
- a CDS encoding alpha/beta hydrolase, with the protein MTQHARSDIEFSSQGTQCRAWLYTPTEPNRAVIVMAHGLGGTRDAGLEPFATVFADHGFTVLLFDYRHFGASDGEPRQLLSISRQLQDWRAAVAFARELPGVDPARVGLWGTSFSGGHVLTTAANDASIAAASAQGPMVDGLAASLEMVRYAGVGRLAKLAAYGSVDQLRGLLGMQPITVPLVAAPGEFAAMSSHDALSGYGAITPSGWCNEMSARLALYLATYRPITKARKLACPILIQACTKDSVAPAAAAVKLARKAGPNVELKQYDIGHFDIYVGKDRERALADQLDFFQRALTGR; encoded by the coding sequence ATGACCCAGCACGCACGCAGCGACATCGAGTTTTCCAGCCAGGGCACACAATGCCGCGCCTGGTTGTATACCCCGACAGAGCCCAATCGCGCGGTCATCGTGATGGCCCATGGTTTGGGTGGAACACGTGACGCAGGCCTGGAGCCCTTCGCGACCGTATTTGCCGATCATGGCTTCACGGTGTTGCTGTTCGATTATCGTCATTTCGGTGCCAGCGACGGTGAGCCACGCCAACTGCTGAGCATCTCGCGACAATTGCAGGATTGGCGTGCCGCCGTCGCTTTCGCGCGCGAGTTGCCCGGTGTGGATCCGGCTCGCGTGGGTTTGTGGGGCACCTCATTCTCCGGTGGCCATGTGCTCACCACCGCAGCCAACGACGCCAGCATCGCAGCGGCGTCTGCGCAAGGGCCCATGGTTGACGGTCTGGCCGCATCGCTGGAGATGGTCCGTTACGCAGGCGTCGGTCGCCTTGCCAAACTGGCCGCATATGGCAGCGTTGATCAACTTCGCGGGCTGCTCGGCATGCAGCCCATCACCGTGCCCCTGGTTGCCGCTCCGGGTGAGTTTGCGGCGATGAGCAGCCATGATGCGCTCAGTGGTTACGGTGCGATAACGCCGTCCGGCTGGTGCAATGAAATGAGCGCACGGCTGGCCCTTTATCTGGCCACCTATAGACCGATCACCAAAGCACGTAAGCTGGCATGCCCGATCCTTATTCAGGCCTGCACCAAAGACAGTGTTGCGCCGGCCGCCGCGGCGGTAAAGCTTGCGCGCAAAGCCGGACCGAACGTCGAATTGAAGCAGTACGACATCGGCCACTTTGATATTTACGTCGGAAAAGATCGTGAGCGTGCACTGGCCGATCAATTGGACTTCTTCCAGCGCGCCCTCACAGGGCGCTAA
- a CDS encoding DUF2334 domain-containing protein — protein sequence MSAPIRLDTRLSIHDVMPHTLRQVADILSLVDRHALGNVRLLVVPGQRWTADQIAVLRDWQASGHELAAHGWFHRARQIRGWRHRVHAALVSRDVAEHLALDANEIGQLMRDAAQWFVDQELGKPQVYVPPAWALGQIAFAELKSTGYRRVEITRGELCVDQGRLEHQALLGFEADTSLREHALRAWNRTQLALAQVGHLPLRIAIHPQDLQLRLGKDLRALMAQIGATRPAL from the coding sequence ATGAGCGCGCCGATCCGCCTTGATACCCGACTGTCCATTCATGATGTGATGCCGCACACCTTGCGCCAGGTGGCTGATATTTTGAGCCTGGTGGATAGACATGCGCTGGGCAACGTCCGGCTTCTGGTTGTGCCAGGACAGCGCTGGACAGCCGACCAGATTGCGGTGCTGCGAGACTGGCAAGCCAGCGGTCACGAGTTGGCCGCACATGGCTGGTTTCACCGCGCACGGCAGATTCGAGGTTGGCGCCATCGCGTGCATGCCGCTTTGGTGTCGCGCGACGTAGCGGAGCATCTGGCGCTGGATGCAAACGAAATCGGCCAGCTTATGCGCGATGCCGCCCAATGGTTTGTCGATCAGGAACTGGGTAAGCCTCAGGTTTACGTACCCCCCGCATGGGCTTTGGGTCAGATCGCCTTCGCGGAGCTGAAGAGCACGGGCTATCGACGTGTCGAAATCACCCGCGGTGAATTGTGTGTGGACCAGGGTCGGCTCGAACACCAGGCCCTGCTAGGCTTCGAAGCGGACACCAGTCTCCGCGAACATGCACTGCGGGCCTGGAATCGCACCCAGTTGGCACTGGCCCAGGTAGGGCATCTGCCCTTGCGCATTGCCATACACCCGCAGGACCTGCAGCTGCGCCTCGGCAAGGATTTGCGCGCACTGATGGCGCAGATCGGCGCGACACGCCCTGCGCTTTAG
- a CDS encoding glycosyltransferase, producing MDSPLALPASPALGLVQHASARVQRPLRIAFFSDALPERNGAGSYYQDLCHHLRAHGVVADLYQPHLKKRLQMALPLPGDPTQKLLTPNVPKLWAQFAAQQPDVVIAITPGPFGLLGLSLAKRFGCSFLSAFHTQFEELSRLYWNPLSRRVANGYLTLTNSVLCRHSRSVMVHNRALIETVERLGARQTDVMGTPLAPCFLDVPRLAHRASLRHVLFAGRLAPEKNVADVVAAARQLPHIQFSIAGDGPLRRKLERQARDLPNVQFWGWLSRPELRALMDECDLLVLPSALETFGTIALEAMARGRPALVAEGAGIHDWPKLRDGLLVQTRDESVTSALRRVQALPASQWQTRARQAREAAERLNQETVEQWITLVRRHLT from the coding sequence ATGGACTCTCCTCTTGCCCTGCCCGCATCCCCGGCGCTGGGACTGGTTCAACATGCCAGCGCCCGCGTACAGCGTCCTTTGCGCATTGCTTTTTTTTCCGACGCACTGCCCGAACGCAACGGCGCCGGCAGCTACTACCAGGATCTGTGCCACCACCTGCGCGCGCACGGTGTTGTGGCCGATCTGTACCAACCCCATCTGAAAAAGCGTTTGCAGATGGCGCTGCCGCTGCCCGGTGATCCCACGCAAAAACTGCTCACTCCCAATGTGCCTAAATTGTGGGCACAGTTTGCCGCCCAGCAGCCCGATGTGGTGATTGCCATCACACCGGGGCCCTTTGGTTTGCTCGGCCTGTCCTTGGCCAAGCGTTTTGGCTGCAGCTTTCTAAGCGCGTTTCACACCCAGTTCGAAGAGCTTTCCCGGCTTTACTGGAACCCGCTTTCGCGCCGTGTCGCCAATGGCTACCTGACGCTGACCAACAGCGTACTGTGCCGTCATAGCCGTAGCGTGATGGTTCACAACCGTGCGCTGATAGAAACGGTCGAGCGGCTTGGTGCACGCCAGACCGATGTGATGGGCACGCCGCTCGCGCCGTGTTTTCTCGACGTGCCGCGCCTGGCCCATCGCGCCAGCCTGCGCCACGTGCTGTTTGCCGGACGCCTTGCACCGGAGAAAAATGTCGCGGACGTGGTGGCGGCCGCGCGACAGCTACCGCACATTCAGTTTTCCATCGCCGGCGACGGCCCCCTGCGCCGCAAGCTGGAGCGTCAGGCGCGTGATCTGCCCAATGTCCAGTTCTGGGGTTGGCTGAGCCGTCCGGAACTGCGCGCGTTGATGGATGAGTGCGATCTTCTGGTCCTGCCATCGGCATTGGAAACCTTTGGCACCATCGCGCTGGAAGCCATGGCCCGGGGGCGCCCTGCACTGGTCGCCGAAGGCGCGGGCATACATGACTGGCCCAAACTGCGTGACGGTTTGTTAGTACAAACCCGTGATGAGAGCGTGACCAGCGCCTTACGTCGGGTGCAAGCGTTGCCGGCCAGCCAATGGCAGACGCGCGCCCGACAGGCCCGCGAGGCGGCCGAACGGCTCAATCAGGAAACGGTTGAACAATGGATCACCTTGGTCCGTCGTCACCTCACATGA
- a CDS encoding sulfotransferase: protein MKANAQRSLRAHADWLARAIRPGQHPGAPLSARRVAALAVGVPPYLLLQATHWLGFALDELLFAEYRDVDIEQPVFILGLPRSGTTFLHRTLARDQSQWSTFSLWQAVLAPSISQRRLIDALSRADQRLGGLASRALSYLTRSLAGSLDDIHEIGLDAAEEDYLTLLPAAGCFLAVLAFPYSESVWGLTRPGGMPDAEREELLTFYRRMLQKHLYQDPRRLLSKNAAFGAWAQPLAKLFPDARFVLCIRDPDAGLSSQLSAIREGQALFGVDPDERLIQQRFARMYREQYQHLLEHMQRYGTRSSVVDMDALRLDGPAEIARLARELALPLDAELLIQLEAQCAATSATSSPHQHAKKLRADAETHRAYQALKAATYPSQNKAS, encoded by the coding sequence ATGAAGGCCAACGCTCAGCGCAGTCTGCGCGCCCACGCCGATTGGCTGGCGCGCGCCATCCGGCCCGGTCAGCATCCGGGCGCCCCGCTTTCGGCCCGCCGCGTTGCCGCGCTGGCCGTGGGTGTGCCGCCGTATCTGCTGCTGCAGGCGACCCACTGGCTCGGCTTTGCGCTGGATGAGCTGCTGTTTGCCGAATATCGTGATGTCGACATCGAACAGCCCGTGTTCATCCTCGGGTTACCGCGCAGCGGCACCACCTTTTTACACCGCACGCTGGCGCGTGATCAGAGCCAATGGTCGACCTTCAGTTTGTGGCAGGCGGTCCTGGCGCCATCGATCTCACAGCGCCGGCTGATTGATGCGCTGAGCCGAGCCGATCAGCGTTTGGGCGGCTTGGCCTCGCGCGCCCTTTCCTATCTCACCCGGAGCCTGGCCGGTTCGCTGGACGATATCCATGAGATAGGCCTGGATGCGGCCGAAGAGGACTATCTCACCCTGCTTCCCGCCGCTGGTTGTTTTCTGGCGGTGCTGGCGTTTCCCTACAGCGAATCCGTGTGGGGCTTAACGCGTCCAGGCGGCATGCCCGATGCTGAGCGCGAAGAGCTGCTCACCTTCTACCGCCGCATGTTGCAAAAACATCTGTATCAGGACCCGCGTCGTTTGCTGTCCAAAAACGCCGCATTCGGCGCCTGGGCACAGCCGTTGGCCAAACTGTTTCCCGATGCGCGTTTCGTGCTGTGCATCCGCGATCCCGATGCCGGTTTGAGCTCTCAACTCAGTGCCATCCGCGAGGGCCAGGCGCTGTTCGGTGTCGATCCTGATGAGCGATTGATTCAGCAACGCTTTGCCCGAATGTACCGCGAGCAATATCAACATCTGCTTGAGCATATGCAGCGCTATGGCACGCGCAGCAGCGTGGTTGACATGGATGCGCTGCGCCTTGATGGCCCGGCTGAGATCGCCCGTCTAGCGCGCGAGTTGGCGCTGCCATTGGACGCGGAGTTACTCATCCAGCTCGAAGCGCAATGCGCTGCCACGTCGGCCACGTCTAGCCCACATCAGCACGCCAAAAAACTGCGCGCCGATGCCGAAACACATCGTGCTTATCAAGCACTCAAAGCCGCCACCTACCCGTCGCAGAACAAGGCCTCTTGA
- a CDS encoding alpha/beta hydrolase gives MSLRLHIFRTLSKITIKRRPAQLSDSVAHFRKVVRPALPLRLAPGYRIGKSDVGGVPCATLEADNTTRTLIYIHGGGYVAGMPETYYNFCSRLAQRINARVILPRYRLAPEHPFPAAPDDVLAVYRALLADGVPAESILVGGDSAGGSLSLSLLIGARDSGLPQPCACLALSPATDMSLEGGSHARHDRIDPMLSETLIDHFRMAYTPTQASRLDPRASPALADLSNCAPLVITVSRDECLYDHTVKLVAQARSGGVAVELLERDGLLHIWPTLVPFLPEARRDFEWIVKHLPAALRQ, from the coding sequence ATGAGCCTGCGGCTGCATATTTTCCGGACACTGTCCAAGATCACCATCAAACGTCGCCCGGCCCAGCTGTCCGATTCGGTGGCGCATTTTCGCAAAGTGGTGCGCCCGGCCTTGCCCTTGCGTCTGGCGCCGGGTTACCGCATCGGAAAAAGCGATGTGGGTGGCGTGCCGTGCGCCACCCTGGAGGCTGACAACACCACACGCACGCTGATTTATATCCACGGCGGCGGCTATGTCGCCGGCATGCCGGAAACCTACTACAACTTCTGCAGCCGACTCGCCCAGCGGATCAATGCGCGAGTCATCCTGCCGCGTTACCGGCTTGCCCCGGAACACCCTTTCCCCGCCGCCCCGGATGACGTACTGGCGGTTTATCGCGCCCTGCTTGCTGACGGGGTGCCAGCCGAATCGATCCTGGTGGGCGGGGATTCGGCCGGTGGCTCTCTGTCGCTGAGCCTTTTGATTGGCGCACGCGATTCGGGCTTGCCCCAGCCCTGCGCCTGCCTGGCGCTGTCGCCGGCCACCGACATGAGCCTTGAAGGCGGCAGCCATGCGCGTCACGACCGCATTGATCCGATGCTGAGCGAAACCCTGATCGATCATTTCCGCATGGCCTACACGCCCACACAGGCCAGTCGCCTCGATCCACGGGCCTCACCGGCGTTGGCCGATCTGAGCAACTGTGCACCGCTGGTCATCACCGTGAGTCGCGACGAATGCCTGTATGACCATACTGTCAAATTGGTTGCCCAGGCCCGATCCGGCGGCGTCGCAGTAGAACTGCTTGAGCGCGATGGTCTGCTGCACATTTGGCCCACGTTAGTGCCGTTCTTGCCCGAAGCCCGGCGCGATTTCGAATGGATCGTTAAGCATCTGCCTGCGGCATTGCGTCAATAG
- a CDS encoding c-type cytochrome: protein MHNRLHPQDRLIMVSFRISPAVVIVGTLLGACGGGQYSGEVPSAGSSSPAPSASPSPGGGNAQARFERAQEHFEICRVCHVPGGVADVDDGRRLMLSSDGEDDYARIYAGWDEMGRGVESNLIMTMPSGSGERSHSGGDNLWPVDSAAYNAVRDLLACWDDASQCGESTTPGNSGSDNLGLLGSKRGGHLWAEVCEGAPDDTALPADPRTLIQRGSELAGAVVFNTPWMDCSINEARRPNTCGEYRQLYAKGELIGRGQGQPGTAHMFSGDARSGINPLDPTSYNSEASLWTLSADQYNNLWRSWTGYAQPPLSRPSNFDELVAQRYGSPLGQAPNPYPLAGEDPNDHNGGSGQLPIGLTQLRDNDGNWTGTIGVKLCSFCHDGQIQGQGEASQVVYGGAGTIGDFTVAFRDFASVGALPFGLLSGVPLTIAANRGTGAIDQFQVGFIAFNNGNPQEFSNTKILLSQAIGNIKSPPWWNMGSRPQKFHGAVLPMDSARIDMAAYYPLIGGPSDAVAWVDESAYAFQIWAESLKAPAYPGPIDEALAQQGAVLFHAKDLWADSLDNPVPAPQNRGNGSCASCHGAYAPRFVNDPAFLPDPRLEGVAANITALTTIGTDPAYAEAMQSLRNADGSTETAFDYNVFLACGIGAAGHTPDNTPVMLAPPLYGVWASAPYFHNASVPNVWGVLDPASERPDIWVRQSAPPPPGLEGRVVSGFDTDLERAYDHQRLGWKYTELDCLQDAVQSAPLLSCNPLPVNLTGDAQESPLQPLLDFLYSNIALSWNLSLDELNVMPLTDQQIENRKVYNTNLYSQDNTGHAFTAVLSDAERRALIEYLKTL, encoded by the coding sequence ATGCATAACCGTTTGCACCCTCAGGATCGTCTGATCATGGTTTCGTTTCGTATATCACCAGCTGTTGTCATTGTGGGCACTTTGCTTGGCGCCTGCGGAGGCGGCCAGTACTCCGGTGAGGTGCCCAGTGCAGGGTCATCTTCCCCAGCACCGAGTGCCTCGCCGAGCCCTGGCGGGGGCAATGCGCAAGCCCGCTTTGAACGCGCCCAGGAGCATTTCGAGATATGTCGCGTATGCCACGTGCCCGGCGGCGTGGCGGATGTCGATGACGGTCGCCGCCTGATGCTGTCCAGCGACGGCGAAGATGATTACGCACGCATCTATGCCGGCTGGGATGAGATGGGGCGCGGTGTCGAGAGCAATCTGATCATGACCATGCCGTCAGGCAGCGGCGAGCGTTCACATTCTGGTGGCGATAATCTGTGGCCGGTGGATTCAGCTGCCTACAACGCCGTGCGCGATCTGCTGGCCTGCTGGGATGATGCATCGCAATGCGGTGAATCGACCACGCCAGGCAACAGTGGCAGCGACAATCTTGGCCTGCTCGGAAGCAAGCGTGGTGGCCATCTATGGGCCGAGGTCTGCGAGGGCGCGCCGGATGACACCGCGCTGCCCGCCGATCCCCGCACACTGATTCAGCGGGGCAGCGAACTGGCCGGCGCCGTGGTATTCAACACACCCTGGATGGATTGCAGCATCAACGAGGCACGTCGGCCAAATACCTGCGGCGAATACCGGCAGCTGTACGCCAAGGGTGAGCTGATCGGACGCGGCCAGGGCCAGCCCGGTACCGCGCACATGTTCAGCGGTGATGCGCGCAGCGGCATCAACCCCCTGGATCCGACTTCATATAACAGCGAAGCTTCGCTCTGGACGCTCAGTGCAGATCAATACAATAACCTGTGGCGCAGCTGGACCGGTTACGCTCAGCCGCCGTTGTCGCGGCCAAGCAATTTTGATGAGCTGGTTGCACAGCGTTACGGCTCTCCGCTGGGCCAGGCACCCAATCCCTACCCGCTTGCCGGCGAAGACCCCAACGATCACAACGGCGGCAGCGGGCAGCTGCCCATCGGGCTGACCCAGCTGCGCGACAACGATGGCAACTGGACTGGCACCATCGGGGTGAAGCTGTGCTCGTTCTGTCATGACGGCCAAATTCAGGGCCAGGGCGAAGCCAGCCAGGTGGTTTACGGCGGTGCCGGGACGATTGGCGATTTCACCGTAGCATTTCGCGATTTCGCTAGTGTTGGCGCGTTGCCCTTCGGCCTGTTGTCGGGTGTGCCGCTGACCATTGCAGCCAATCGCGGCACCGGCGCCATTGATCAATTTCAGGTCGGTTTCATCGCCTTTAACAATGGCAACCCGCAGGAATTCAGCAACACCAAGATTCTGCTCAGTCAGGCGATTGGCAACATCAAAAGTCCGCCGTGGTGGAACATGGGCTCGCGCCCGCAGAAATTTCATGGCGCGGTGCTGCCTATGGATTCGGCACGCATCGACATGGCGGCCTACTATCCACTGATTGGTGGTCCATCGGATGCGGTGGCCTGGGTTGATGAGTCGGCCTATGCCTTCCAGATCTGGGCCGAGTCGCTCAAGGCGCCGGCCTACCCCGGCCCCATTGATGAAGCACTGGCGCAACAGGGTGCGGTGCTGTTTCACGCCAAAGATCTGTGGGCCGACTCGCTCGACAACCCGGTGCCAGCACCGCAAAACCGCGGCAACGGTTCCTGCGCCAGCTGTCATGGCGCATACGCACCGCGCTTCGTCAACGATCCCGCCTTTCTGCCCGATCCACGCCTGGAAGGTGTGGCGGCCAACATCACAGCGCTGACCACCATCGGCACCGACCCGGCCTATGCCGAGGCCATGCAGTCCTTGCGCAATGCCGATGGCTCCACCGAAACGGCTTTTGACTACAACGTTTTTCTGGCCTGTGGCATAGGCGCGGCTGGTCATACCCCGGACAACACGCCGGTAATGCTGGCACCGCCGCTGTATGGCGTATGGGCATCGGCACCCTATTTCCACAACGCCTCGGTGCCCAATGTGTGGGGCGTGCTCGACCCAGCCAGCGAGCGTCCGGATATCTGGGTACGCCAATCGGCACCGCCGCCCCCCGGACTTGAAGGCCGGGTGGTCAGCGGATTTGATACCGACCTTGAACGTGCCTACGATCATCAACGGCTGGGCTGGAAATACACCGAACTAGACTGCCTGCAGGATGCGGTCCAAAGCGCACCGCTGCTCAGCTGCAATCCGCTACCGGTTAATCTGACCGGCGATGCCCAGGAGTCGCCGTTGCAGCCGCTGCTTGATTTCCTTTACTCGAACATCGCCCTGAGCTGGAATCTTTCGCTGGACGAGCTCAACGTCATGCCTTTGACCGATCAGCAAATTGAGAACCGCAAGGTCTACAACACCAATCTGTACTCGCAGGACAACACCGGGCACGCCTTCACGGCCGTGCTCAGCGACGCCGAGCGCCGTGCTTTGATCGAATACCTGAAAACGCTTTAA
- a CDS encoding TetR/AcrR family transcriptional regulator — MNALTPPVLDPAAVAKVPTQNRAKLRFEAVLLESERLLAQSGLERFSIPVLAERLDITRGSIYAYFPTHYAILNELVGRYLAEMETMYRNQYDDLIRSPLIESVRRVVHQAVEYHNNRPVARLLMLGGAVTDASYRAQEMLLARLGHMGREIWEQHEGSQGIPEDVDIFTVSVDLAVACFRRSVFQFGEITPAYRDAAIRAMYGFLEAYLDP, encoded by the coding sequence ATGAATGCGTTGACGCCTCCCGTTCTCGACCCCGCGGCCGTTGCCAAAGTGCCAACCCAGAATCGGGCCAAACTGCGCTTTGAAGCGGTGCTGCTGGAGTCGGAGCGTTTGCTCGCGCAGAGCGGGTTGGAACGCTTCTCCATTCCGGTTCTGGCGGAGCGACTCGATATCACCCGCGGCAGCATCTATGCCTATTTCCCCACTCACTACGCCATTCTCAATGAGCTGGTGGGACGCTATCTGGCGGAAATGGAAACCATGTACCGCAATCAGTACGACGATCTGATTCGCAGCCCACTGATCGAAAGCGTGCGCCGGGTTGTGCATCAGGCGGTCGAGTACCACAACAACCGACCGGTCGCCCGTCTGCTCATGCTGGGCGGGGCGGTCACCGATGCCAGCTATCGCGCCCAGGAAATGCTTCTGGCCCGACTCGGGCACATGGGGCGCGAGATCTGGGAGCAGCACGAAGGCAGCCAAGGCATACCCGAAGATGTCGACATCTTTACCGTGTCTGTGGATCTTGCGGTGGCCTGCTTCCGGCGCTCGGTGTTCCAGTTTGGCGAAATCACGCCGGCGTATCGCGATGCCGCGATCCGCGCCATGTACGGTTTTCTGGAGGCCTATCTGGACCCGTAA